From Methylopila sp. M107, a single genomic window includes:
- a CDS encoding HD family hydrolase, with translation MLSGRRLDLLDPSPLDVEIDDIAHGLARVARWNGQTKGPHIFSVAQHSLLVEEIVGRLAPDCGAPVRLTALLHDAAEYVIGDMITPFKSVLGGEYGAVEERLVRAIHIRFGLPAETPASVTKLVKRADRAAAFLEATRLAGFSIAEALEIFGEPAAVPDTARLEPWPAETATARFAERFSELHG, from the coding sequence ATGCTGTCGGGGCGGCGCCTCGACCTGCTCGACCCCTCCCCGCTCGACGTCGAGATCGACGACATCGCCCACGGGCTGGCGCGCGTCGCGCGGTGGAACGGGCAGACCAAGGGCCCGCACATCTTCTCGGTCGCGCAGCATTCGCTGCTGGTGGAGGAGATCGTGGGCCGCCTCGCGCCCGATTGTGGCGCGCCGGTTCGGCTGACGGCGCTGCTGCACGACGCCGCCGAATACGTCATCGGCGACATGATCACGCCCTTCAAGTCGGTGCTCGGCGGCGAATACGGCGCGGTCGAGGAGCGGCTCGTACGCGCGATCCACATTCGGTTCGGGCTGCCGGCGGAGACTCCCGCTTCGGTGACGAAACTCGTCAAGCGCGCAGACCGCGCGGCGGCCTTCCTCGAAGCGACAAGGCTCGCCGGCTTCTCCATCGCGGAGGCGCTGGAAATATTCGGCGAACCCGCGGCGGTTCCGGACACCGCGAGACTGGAGCCATGGCCCGCCGAGACCGCGACCGCCCGCTTCGCCGAGCGGTTCTCGGAGCTGCATGGATGA